One Parageobacillus sp. KH3-4 genomic region harbors:
- the addA gene encoding helicase-exonuclease AddAB subunit AddA, whose protein sequence is MSNVFCPKPKESQWTDEQWQAIVADGCDILVAAAAGSGKTAVLVERIIQKITAKEDPVDVDRLLVVTFTNASASEMKTRIAEAIERELDKQPNSLHLRRQLSLLNRASISTIHSFCLDVIRKYYYLIDIDPVFRVADDTEAELLKEEVMEELLEEEYGKINNEPFFDVVDRYTGDRSDAELQEMILAIHEFSRSHPEPYKWLDRLVAMYDVDENTPLEEIPYISWLKRYVKMELAAAKRLISKAVQLANLPRGPLPRAENYRDDLQQIAHLETLLDRSWNELYEAFRSLSLSRLKSCRGDEYDPQLLEEANSLRDQAKKKLESLRDNVFSLRPVTWLRHMREMKPIVETIVRLVKRFTEMYQARKREKGIVDFSDLEHYCLQILRHPDSADGQWLPSDAALDYRAQFVEVLVDEYQDTNMVQEAILQLVAKGGNLFMVGDVKQSIYRFRLAEPLLFLSKYKRFTADGERSGMKIDLSSNFRSRAEVLHGTNFIFKQIMGETVGEIEYDEAAELKYGAVDYPDNVPAAPELIVIDRNGEGKEESGELDANELAAAQLEARMIAKKIKEIISEPLHVYDRKAKRMRRAMYRDIVILLRSMTAAPQIMEEFRAQGIPVHADLSSGYFQATEISVMLSLLNVIDNPYQDIPLASVLRSPIVGLNENELALIRIHEKKGTFYEAMISFLNKVADNAEEEMLQQKLRLFSEQLKQWRTMARQRSLADVIWQLYRDTHFYDFVGGLPGGKQRQANLRALYDRARQYEATSFRGLFRFLRFIERLQERGDDLGAARALGEQEDVVRIMTIHSSKGLEFPIVFVAGLARSFNKRDLYGSYLLDKELGFAARFVDPKLRISYPTLPQIAIKQKKRLDFLAEEMRILYVALTRAKEKLYLIGAVKDAQKEIEKWKSTATEENWLLPDDVRAAASCYLDWIGRALIRHRDGHHLGGLSHVCEEIASHPSVWHITMIPARELYDADQETERFDEQIAAALKRGERVPTSECAEEVQRLLSWKYAYEKETLVRAKQTVSELKQHREIFGENADRMLLHSFSTPLFERPMFMREKTLTPAEKGTAMHIVMRHVDFAAPITEEAVREQIAKLVQMELLTHEQAEAVDVSSIVAFFDTEIGKRLCAASEVQREVPFSLALSAKEVYGDGVGGERKILVQGVIDCLFADENGLVLIDFKTDAITNRFAGGWREAKQVMISRYKTQMQLYRRAVEQIWKMNVDECYLYLFDGSHLLPI, encoded by the coding sequence ATGAGTAACGTTTTTTGTCCAAAGCCGAAGGAGAGTCAGTGGACGGATGAACAATGGCAGGCTATTGTGGCGGACGGTTGCGACATTTTAGTAGCGGCGGCGGCGGGATCAGGAAAAACGGCGGTGCTTGTCGAACGGATCATCCAAAAAATTACGGCGAAAGAAGACCCGGTTGATGTCGACAGGCTTCTTGTCGTGACGTTCACAAACGCTTCTGCGTCAGAAATGAAAACGAGAATTGCGGAAGCGATCGAACGTGAGCTGGACAAACAGCCAAACTCGCTTCATTTGCGGAGACAGCTTAGCCTATTGAACCGTGCTTCGATTTCCACGATTCACTCATTTTGCTTAGACGTCATTCGCAAATATTATTATTTAATCGATATCGATCCCGTCTTTCGCGTCGCTGATGACACGGAAGCGGAATTGCTGAAAGAAGAAGTGATGGAAGAGCTGTTGGAAGAAGAATATGGAAAAATAAATAATGAACCGTTTTTTGACGTAGTGGACCGCTATACAGGAGACCGGAGCGACGCCGAGCTGCAAGAAATGATTTTAGCCATCCATGAGTTTTCCCGGTCGCATCCTGAACCATACAAATGGCTTGATCGTCTTGTTGCAATGTATGATGTAGATGAAAATACTCCATTGGAGGAAATTCCATATATTTCTTGGCTGAAAAGGTATGTAAAGATGGAATTGGCTGCGGCGAAGCGCCTCATTTCAAAGGCGGTGCAACTGGCGAATTTGCCTCGAGGCCCGTTGCCGCGCGCCGAAAATTATCGCGATGATTTGCAACAGATTGCCCATTTAGAAACGTTGTTGGACCGCTCATGGAATGAGCTGTATGAAGCGTTTCGGTCATTGTCTTTATCGCGTTTAAAATCGTGCCGCGGTGATGAATATGACCCGCAACTGCTTGAAGAAGCCAATTCATTACGCGATCAGGCGAAAAAGAAGTTAGAATCGTTGCGCGACAATGTGTTTTCGCTTCGCCCGGTTACGTGGCTTCGCCATATGCGGGAAATGAAGCCGATCGTTGAAACGATTGTTCGGTTAGTAAAACGATTCACGGAAATGTATCAGGCGCGCAAACGTGAAAAAGGAATCGTCGATTTTTCCGACTTGGAACATTATTGTTTGCAAATTTTGCGTCATCCGGATTCGGCTGATGGACAATGGCTTCCGTCTGATGCTGCTTTGGATTACCGCGCCCAATTTGTTGAAGTGCTTGTGGACGAGTATCAAGATACAAACATGGTGCAAGAAGCGATATTGCAGCTTGTGGCAAAAGGCGGAAATTTGTTTATGGTAGGTGACGTAAAGCAATCCATTTACCGCTTCCGCTTGGCGGAGCCGCTGCTATTTTTAAGCAAATACAAACGGTTTACGGCAGACGGTGAGCGCTCGGGAATGAAAATCGATTTGTCCAGTAACTTTCGCAGCCGCGCGGAAGTTTTGCACGGCACAAACTTTATTTTCAAGCAAATTATGGGCGAAACAGTCGGGGAGATCGAATATGACGAAGCGGCGGAACTAAAATATGGCGCTGTTGACTATCCGGACAATGTGCCAGCCGCTCCAGAGCTGATCGTGATTGACCGGAATGGCGAAGGAAAGGAAGAAAGCGGGGAATTGGATGCAAACGAACTGGCGGCAGCCCAGCTCGAAGCGCGCATGATCGCAAAAAAAATAAAGGAGATCATCTCCGAGCCGCTGCATGTCTACGATCGCAAAGCGAAGCGGATGCGCCGCGCCATGTATCGGGACATCGTTATTCTTCTCCGTTCCATGACGGCTGCTCCGCAAATTATGGAAGAGTTCCGCGCGCAAGGCATTCCGGTGCATGCGGATCTATCTTCCGGCTATTTTCAGGCGACAGAAATATCTGTCATGTTGTCGCTATTAAACGTGATCGACAATCCATATCAAGATATACCGCTTGCGTCGGTTTTGCGTTCTCCGATTGTCGGCTTAAACGAAAACGAGCTAGCGCTGATCCGCATTCACGAGAAAAAAGGAACGTTTTACGAAGCGATGATATCATTTTTAAATAAAGTGGCGGATAACGCGGAAGAGGAAATGCTGCAGCAAAAATTGCGCCTTTTTTCCGAACAGCTGAAACAATGGCGGACAATGGCGCGGCAGCGTTCGTTAGCGGATGTTATTTGGCAGCTATATCGGGATACGCATTTTTACGATTTTGTCGGCGGTTTGCCCGGCGGAAAGCAACGCCAGGCGAATTTGCGCGCGCTTTATGACCGAGCGCGGCAATATGAAGCGACGTCATTTCGCGGACTGTTTCGCTTTTTGCGGTTTATCGAGCGCCTGCAGGAACGCGGCGATGATTTAGGAGCGGCGCGTGCTCTTGGCGAACAAGAAGATGTTGTTCGCATTATGACGATTCATAGCAGCAAAGGTCTTGAATTTCCAATCGTCTTTGTTGCTGGCTTGGCGCGCTCGTTTAACAAACGGGATTTATATGGATCGTATTTGCTTGATAAAGAACTCGGTTTTGCGGCGCGCTTTGTCGATCCGAAGCTGCGCATCAGTTATCCGACGTTGCCGCAAATCGCGATCAAACAGAAGAAACGGCTTGATTTTTTGGCGGAAGAAATGCGCATTTTATACGTCGCGCTAACAAGAGCGAAAGAGAAACTATACTTAATTGGGGCGGTGAAAGATGCGCAAAAAGAAATAGAAAAATGGAAAAGCACTGCGACAGAAGAGAACTGGCTTTTGCCGGATGACGTTCGCGCCGCTGCGAGTTGCTATTTAGACTGGATCGGAAGGGCGCTTATTCGCCACCGCGACGGGCATCACTTAGGCGGCTTGTCCCATGTATGCGAGGAAATCGCTTCCCATCCGTCTGTTTGGCATATAACGATGATTCCAGCTAGAGAGCTGTATGACGCTGACCAAGAAACAGAGAGATTTGATGAACAAATCGCCGCTGCACTGAAGCGGGGAGAACGTGTTCCGACCAGTGAATGCGCAGAAGAAGTGCAGCGCCTCCTTTCATGGAAGTATGCATATGAGAAAGAAACGCTTGTCCGTGCGAAACAGACGGTATCCGAGTTAAAACAGCATCGTGAAATTTTCGGGGAAAACGCGGACAGAATGCTGCTTCATTCGTTTTCCACTCCGCTGTTTGAACGTCCAATGTTTATGAGAGAAAAGACATTGACACCAGCGGAAAAAGGGACGGCGATGCATATTGTGATGCGGCATGTAGATTTCGCAGCGCCGATTACGGAAGAAGCAGTCCGCGAGCAAATTGCGAAATTGGTGCAAATGGAGCTGTTAACGCACGAGCAGGCAGAAGCGGTCGACGTTTCAAGCATTGTCGCATTTTTCGATACGGAAATCGGCAAGCGCCTCTGCGCCGCTAGCGAAGTTCAACGTGAAGTGCCGTTTAGCTTGGCGCTGTCGGCAAAAGAAGTATATGGAGATGGAGTTGGCGGAGAAAGAAAAATTCTCGTCCAAGGTGTCATTGACTGTTTGTTTGCCGACGAAAACGGGCTTGTGCTAATCGACTTTAAAACCGATGCGATAACGAATCGGTTTGCAGGAGGCTGGCGCGAAGCAAAACAGGTGATGATCTCCCGTTATAAAACACAAATGCAATTATACCGCCGCGCTGTGGAACAAATTTGGAAAATGAATGTAGACGAATGTTATTTATATTTATTTGATGGCTCTCATCTTCTCCCGATTTAA